GAGAAGGGCGCCGGCGTGGGCGTGTGCTCCTCCTCGCTGTAGCCCCCGATGCTCGCTCCCTGGATCAGTGACCCGGCGTGCCACCAGGCAGCGACCGCGAGCACGGCGAGGACGAGCGCACCAATGCGGGCCATCTGCCTCGTCGAGACCTCGCCAACGATGGACAGGTTCTGCTGCTCCTACAACTCCCTCACGAGAATCGTGGCCAGAAGGCTATGAGCAGGGCGTCGAGCAGGAAGTGGCTGCCACCCGATGCACTCCTCCGATCGGCATCGGGTGGAGGGTCGCGCGTGCACAGGCTCGAGAGGAAGGACGGGCGGCCTCACTTCGGCAGCCCGGTGCAGCTTCACGACGCGGGCAGCCATCGTCGCCCCACCTGCTCACCCGGTGCCCCTGTCCGCGACGACGGGCCCCACCGACGCACGGGCACGCGCCTACCCGACCCACTCCTGCCAGACGGCGAGCGGGGCGAACCCGAGGCGGGCGTACAAGCGCACGGCCTGCGGCGTCGACTGCAGGGTGGCGGTCTCGTACCCCTCGCCCCGCATGTCGTGCAGGGCGGCCTTCACGAGCGACCCGGCGAGGCCACGGCCACGGCTTCGCGGCCGCGTCGCGACCATGGAGACGTTCACGTCGCCGTCGCGGGGCAGGAGCACAAGGCCGGACTCACCGTCGGCGGTGAGGTACGCCCGCAGCCCCGGGACCCCGCGCAGCAGCTCGGGGTCGGCCCCGTTGAGCTCGGCCACCCTGCCGGGGTCGGCGTCGCGGGCCACGGCCGGCGGCTGAGCCTGCGGGGGGTCGACGTCGTCGAGGCGGGCGAGCATCGGCCGGGTCGTGACGTCACGTCGGAGCCCCTGGTCCGCGAGCACCTCGGCGGTGGCGGGGTCCCACGACCACACGGCCCAGGTGGTGTGTCCGCGTAGCAGGCCCAGAGCCTCCGGAACCGCGCGCGGCGCGAGGACCGCGACGTTGGTGAGGACGGGGTGCTCCGGGTCGAGCAGCGCGAGGTAGCCGTCGCCGCGCAGCAGGCGAGCTCCGGCGTGGGCTTCGGCGAACGCGGCCCAGGACCCCGCGAGCGAGCTCAGGTAGCGGGTGAGGTAGTCGTCCATGCCGTGATCATGGTGCACGCGGCCGGGCGGAGCGGGGACACGGCGGCATCCCGTGGTGGGCCGCGACAGGAGCCAGCGCGCGGCGTTGCAGCCGGCCGACGCTGGTGGTCTGCGCGACGCAGAGGCAGGCTCTGCCCATGGGGCTGTACCAACGGCACGTCCAGCCGCGGCTGCTCAGCCGGGCGCTCGACGGCGAGAGCACCCGTCGCATCCGTCACTCAGCGGGTGTGCGCCCCGCTCGCCGGGGCCGTCGTCGAGATCGGCTTCGGCTCCGGGCTCAACCTTCCTCGTCTGCCGCCCGCCGTCGAGTCGCTCGCTGTCGTGGAGCCGTCCCAGGTTGCGCTCCGGCTGGCACAGCAGCGCCGAGCGGTCGCAGGCATGCGCATCGACCTGGCGGGAGCTGACGGGTGCGGGCTCGAGCTTTCCGACGAGAGCGCCGACGCGGTCCTGTGCATGTGGACGCTGTGCGGGATCAGGGATCCGGGTGCCGCGCCGCGCGAGGTGCGGCGGGTCCTGCGTCCAGGGGGCATGCTCCGTGGTCGAGCACGGGCTCGCGCCGGAGGAGAGCGTCTCGCGATGGCAGCGACGGCTGGGCCGGGTGAACAGGTCGGTGGCCGGGTGCGTGCTGGACCGGGACGTGCCGGCGTTGGCCACGGCGGCGGGGCTGACCCTGGTCGCGCTGACGACGTACTACGAGAAGTCCGCGCCGAAGGTGTCCAAGGCGACGCGAATCGGAGCACGGCCTCGCCGGTCGCCACATGCGTCCGGCCTGCGCGGCGACACGCGGTGCCTCGGACGAGGCCCGCGCAGGCGCGGGGCTGCCCCGGCATGCAAGGGCGGGCCCGGGTGAGAATGACGC
The nucleotide sequence above comes from Motilibacter aurantiacus. Encoded proteins:
- a CDS encoding GNAT family N-acetyltransferase, which produces MDDYLTRYLSSLAGSWAAFAEAHAGARLLRGDGYLALLDPEHPVLTNVAVLAPRAVPEALGLLRGHTTWAVWSWDPATAEVLADQGLRRDVTTRPMLARLDDVDPPQAQPPAVARDADPGRVAELNGADPELLRGVPGLRAYLTADGESGLVLLPRDGDVNVSMVATRPRSRGRGLAGSLVKAALHDMRGEGYETATLQSTPQAVRLYARLGFAPLAVWQEWVG